DNA from Halobaculum sp. XH14:
CCGCCGGCGGCGCGGACCCCATCGGCGCGGTCGAACTCTCCCGGCTCGGCCAGTCCACGTTCGGCAAGTTCGAGTTGGCCGACGTGCCGGTCGTCGCCGGCATCGACGGCTACTGTCTCGGCGGCGGGATGGAGTTCGCGACCTGCGCGGACATGCGTGTCGCCTCCGAGCGCTCGGAACTGGGCCAGCCCGAACACAACCTCGGCCTGCTGCCCGGCTGGGGCGGCACCCAGCGGCTGAGCAACATCGTGGGAGAGGGGCGCGCCAAGGAGATCATCTTCACCGCGGATCGGTACGAGGCCGGTGAGCTGGCCGAGTACGGCTTCATCAACGAGGTCGTCCCCAACGAGCGGCTGGAGGAACGCGCGCTCGAACTGGCCCGCGACCTCGCCGCCGGCCCGCCGATCGCACAGCGCTACACGAAGCGCGCGATGCTTCGCGGCCGCCACGACACCGACGCGGGACTGGAGATCGAAGCGCAGGCGTTCGGCCACCTCATGGGGACCGACGACCTGATGGAGGGCGTGACGGCGTTCATGTCCGACGAGGAGCCGGAGTTCGAGGGGAAGTAGTCGAACGGTTCACCGAACGAACCTTTTGCGAGCGGCGGCGACTCGATGGTTCGATGGCTCTCCAGTTCGCGGACTACGGCCCCGGGGTCGCCTTCATCTTCGCCGTGGGCCACCGCTTGCGGTGCTCTTCCACGAACTCGGCCACGCCGTCGTCCCACTTCTCGTCTCGGGTGCCGAGGTGACCGTCCCACTCGGTAGGAATCCGAATCGGGACGTGCGAGTCGGCCGACTCCGCGTCGGTTACGGCGTCTCGGGCTACTCGTCGCTCACCGGACTCCGGGGTTCGTGAACTACTCCGGCGGGTCGCTCGGTCGTCGCGCTCACGTCGAGACGTATCTCGGCGGCCCGGCGACCACGCCGTTCCTGCTCGCGGTCACCGTGTTCGTCGTCCCCGCCCTCGACGGTGCCGCTCGCGTCGCCGCCTTAGTGCTCGCCTACTCGTTCGGAATCCAACTACTCGTCACGCTCGCACCAGTGGAGTACCCAGACTGGTGGGGCACGTACGCCGGCACGAAAAGCGACGGTCGTCGGGTGCTCGACGCCCTGCGGGGGGCGTAGTTACTCGCTCTCCGCTTCACGTAGCTCCCGGTAATCCGGCAGGAAGTCGTCCTGCAACACGCCGTTTCGACCGCCGTCGACCGTCAGGTGCGCGCCGGTCACGAAGCCCGCCTCGTCGCTGGCGAGGAACGCGACCGCTGCGGCGACGTCGGCCGGCACGCCGATTCTGCCGGTCGGGTGGATGCGCGCCAGTTCAGCGCGCCGCTCCTCGGACATGTCCGAGGTGGTGCGGTCGATGGCGACCCAGCCCGGGTTGACGGTGTTCACCCGCACGTCCGGGCCGAAATCGAGCGCCACCGCCCGCGTCATCCCGTTGATGCCGGCCTTGACCGCGTTGTAGGGGAAGATCCGCGGGCCGGTCGAGAACGCGTGGTTCGAGGACATGTTTACGATGGCACCCTCGTCCATGTGTTCGCGGGCGTGTTTGGCACAGAGCCAGTAGGAGCGGAAGTCCGTCTCGAGGACGAACGCCCAGTCGTCCATGTCGGCCTCGTCGGCGGCGGTGTACGTCTCCACGCCGGCGTTGTTGACGAGGACGTCGAGGCCGCCGAAGCGCTCGACGGTCGCCTCGAACAGCGCGACGATGTCGTCCGGGTCACGCATGTCGGCCCGCACGAACTGGGCC
Protein-coding regions in this window:
- a CDS encoding SDR family NAD(P)-dependent oxidoreductase encodes the protein MTSIDNSPIDATKLPSRFHGETAVVTGSTRGIGAGCARRLAAEGANVVVTGRSTDAGEGTVAAIEDAGGEAQFVRADMRDPDDIVALFEATVERFGGLDVLVNNAGVETYTAADEADMDDWAFVLETDFRSYWLCAKHAREHMDEGAIVNMSSNHAFSTGPRIFPYNAVKAGINGMTRAVALDFGPDVRVNTVNPGWVAIDRTTSDMSEERRAELARIHPTGRIGVPADVAAAVAFLASDEAGFVTGAHLTVDGGRNGVLQDDFLPDYRELREAESE